A stretch of Catenulispora sp. GP43 DNA encodes these proteins:
- a CDS encoding NAD-dependent epimerase/dehydratase family protein, translated as MKIALTGATGYIGSHVLTELRDHGHDVVALVRDAGQAETVAARGAQPVVVDLHDRAALAQVLADTDGAVHTASPGDATSAELDSAVVDAVIDAYTGTGKPYAQISGLWIYGDNTEITEESVFEAPALVAWKEPIERRVLAADGFRPIIVVSSVAYGDGAGGMPGVLLGSPRDGDGNLVMVGDGRQRWSTVHVADLADFFRRVLEDDTATGYYVLGNGDRPTVAELTEAAAVALGAPGAVPGSEQEARTRFGDYFAEVLLLDQATTADRARKELGWRPTHPTLAAEFREGSYRR; from the coding sequence ATGAAGATCGCACTCACCGGGGCCACCGGCTACATCGGCTCCCACGTACTCACCGAGCTGCGTGACCACGGCCACGACGTGGTGGCGCTCGTCCGCGACGCCGGACAGGCCGAGACCGTCGCCGCCCGCGGCGCGCAGCCGGTCGTCGTCGACCTGCACGACCGCGCGGCGCTCGCGCAGGTGCTCGCCGACACGGACGGCGCCGTGCACACCGCCAGCCCGGGCGACGCCACCAGCGCGGAGCTGGACTCGGCGGTCGTCGACGCCGTCATCGACGCCTACACCGGCACCGGCAAGCCCTACGCCCAGATCAGCGGCCTGTGGATCTACGGGGACAACACCGAGATCACCGAGGAATCGGTGTTCGAAGCGCCCGCCCTGGTGGCCTGGAAGGAGCCGATCGAGCGCCGCGTCCTCGCTGCCGACGGATTCCGTCCGATCATCGTGGTCTCCAGCGTCGCCTACGGCGACGGCGCGGGCGGCATGCCCGGCGTCCTGCTCGGCTCGCCGCGCGACGGCGACGGGAACCTGGTCATGGTCGGCGACGGACGCCAGCGGTGGTCGACGGTGCACGTCGCAGACCTCGCCGACTTCTTCCGCAGGGTGCTGGAGGACGACACCGCGACCGGCTACTACGTCCTGGGCAACGGCGACCGCCCGACGGTCGCCGAGCTGACGGAGGCCGCGGCCGTGGCGCTCGGCGCCCCCGGCGCGGTGCCCGGCTCCGAGCAGGAGGCCCGCACCCGCTTCGGCGACTACTTCGCCGAGGTCCTCCTCCTCGACCAGGCCACCACCGCCGACCGCGCCCGCAAGGAACTGGGCTGGCGCCCGACGCACCCGACCCTGGCCGCCGAGTTCCGCGAAGGCAGCTATCGCCGGTGA
- a CDS encoding TetR/AcrR family transcriptional regulator, with protein MVTERSDQRREAGQRTREALLAAALELLAVRGQEGVTLREITEKAGANVSAVSYHFGSLKALCDAAIEHALERYLDAQIDALESVHEGSGLEDLAAAFARPMMRALAAGGRDLAVMRTVARVGIDPPEGWDRLAGKFEHTRRDAVRLLAAHLDGVGEQELAFRTRCAAGMLNWLALAPIGQELAAMPAEQVERQLVTVLAGAFGGTPSMH; from the coding sequence ATGGTGACGGAACGGTCGGATCAGCGCCGTGAGGCGGGGCAGCGTACGCGGGAGGCTCTTCTCGCCGCGGCCTTGGAGCTCTTGGCAGTGCGGGGCCAGGAAGGCGTGACCCTGCGCGAGATCACCGAGAAAGCCGGGGCGAACGTGTCCGCGGTGAGCTATCACTTCGGGTCGCTGAAGGCCTTGTGCGACGCCGCGATCGAGCATGCGCTGGAGCGGTACCTGGATGCGCAGATCGACGCGTTGGAGTCCGTGCACGAGGGCTCCGGGCTGGAAGACCTGGCCGCGGCGTTCGCTCGTCCGATGATGCGCGCGCTGGCCGCCGGCGGCCGGGACCTGGCGGTGATGCGGACGGTCGCGCGGGTCGGGATCGATCCGCCCGAGGGCTGGGACCGGCTGGCCGGCAAGTTCGAGCACACCCGCCGCGACGCTGTACGGCTCCTCGCCGCGCACCTGGACGGCGTGGGGGAGCAGGAGTTGGCTTTTCGCACGCGCTGCGCGGCCGGCATGCTGAACTGGCTGGCGCTGGCACCCATCGGCCAGGAACTCGCGGCGATGCCCGCCGAGCAGGTCGAGCGCCAGCTCGTCACGGTGCTGGCCGGAGCCTTCGGCGGGACGCCTTCCATGCACTGA
- a CDS encoding nuclear transport factor 2 family protein — protein sequence MTTNAEELVRAAYHAAEGDVLDAQGFIDLFAEDGVFNDIVNGVSYRGERLGDTVHYMAHLYPDVHRELHRVHVIGNVVAIELSIRGTFRGTFETPAGLVQPTGGKVDIPTADFWYVEDGKIKEFNCYIGASVMLAQMGVKPDFASAVAASATPAN from the coding sequence ATGACCACCAACGCGGAAGAACTGGTCCGGGCGGCCTACCACGCGGCCGAGGGCGACGTCCTGGACGCGCAGGGATTCATCGACCTGTTCGCCGAGGACGGCGTGTTCAACGACATCGTCAACGGCGTCAGCTACCGCGGCGAGCGCCTCGGCGACACGGTCCACTACATGGCGCACCTGTACCCCGACGTCCACCGGGAGCTGCACCGCGTTCACGTCATCGGCAACGTCGTCGCCATCGAGCTGTCCATCCGCGGCACCTTCCGGGGCACGTTCGAGACGCCCGCCGGTCTCGTCCAGCCGACCGGCGGCAAGGTGGACATCCCGACCGCCGACTTCTGGTACGTCGAGGACGGCAAGATCAAGGAGTTCAACTGCTACATCGGCGCGAGCGTCATGCTCGCCCAGATGGGAGTGAAGCCCGACTTCGCCTCCGCGGTGGCCGCCTCGGCCACCCCCGCGAACTGA
- a CDS encoding pirin family protein yields the protein MNAGATPLVDVRRSGDRSQTKLSWLHGRHSFWVPGQPDDPTNTHHGLLLVHNEDTIRPGTGFETHPHRDMEIVTWVLEGALVHQDSTGNTGVIYPGLAQRMSAGTGIMHSEKNDSWRLGGEPHTDPVHLIQMWVVPDEAGITPGYEQLEIDHELLSGGLVTVASGMAEHDGASAIRIKNRHAALHAARLTAQRSVQLPEAPFLHLFVTRGSISLEGTGELSAGDAVRLTATGGQRVTAAGPAEVLVWEMHADLAM from the coding sequence GTGAACGCCGGCGCGACGCCGCTCGTCGATGTACGGCGGTCTGGGGACCGGTCGCAGACCAAGCTGTCGTGGCTGCACGGCAGGCACTCCTTCTGGGTTCCCGGCCAACCCGACGACCCGACCAACACCCACCACGGGCTGCTTCTGGTCCACAACGAAGACACCATCCGGCCGGGTACCGGCTTCGAGACCCACCCGCACCGCGACATGGAGATCGTCACCTGGGTGCTGGAGGGAGCCCTCGTCCATCAGGACTCGACCGGCAACACCGGCGTCATCTACCCGGGGCTGGCCCAACGGATGAGCGCCGGCACCGGCATCATGCACTCGGAGAAGAACGACTCCTGGCGCCTAGGCGGTGAGCCGCACACCGATCCGGTGCACCTGATCCAGATGTGGGTCGTGCCCGACGAGGCCGGCATCACGCCCGGCTACGAGCAACTCGAGATCGACCACGAACTGCTGTCCGGCGGGCTGGTCACCGTCGCGTCCGGCATGGCCGAGCACGACGGCGCCAGCGCGATCCGCATCAAGAACCGCCACGCGGCCCTGCACGCCGCGCGCCTGACCGCGCAGCGCTCCGTGCAACTGCCCGAGGCGCCTTTCCTCCACCTGTTCGTCACACGCGGATCGATCAGCTTGGAAGGGACCGGAGAACTCAGCGCCGGCGACGCGGTGCGCCTGACCGCGACCGGGGGCCAACGCGTCACCGCGGCCGGGCCCGCCGAAGTCCTGGTGTGGGAGATGCACGCCGATCTGGCCATGTAG
- a CDS encoding helix-turn-helix transcriptional regulator: MAARRQIDRTALGAFLRRRREALSPDGLAPPSSTRRRTPGMRREEVADLAGMSVNYYERLERASGPQPSDAVLDAIARTLRLSDDEIAHLYTLAGHGAPRRVPVTHTVDRGLRIALDALAPDTAGLVFDRTGEVLAANALGAAIFGGMTGGNVVERWFTDRAWRDALSPPDEQEPTSRAYVADLRASLVGDDDSAAEAFIRRMRMASAEFSDLWDRHEVAVVRAGTKVMLHPRGRLDLECAVLPAQEPGQRLTLFRAAAHTPTAERLPLIAAS, from the coding sequence ATGGCAGCCAGACGGCAGATCGACCGCACGGCACTCGGCGCGTTCCTGCGCCGGCGGCGGGAGGCCCTTTCGCCGGACGGGTTGGCTCCACCGTCCTCGACCCGGCGGCGCACGCCGGGCATGCGCCGCGAGGAGGTCGCCGACCTGGCCGGCATGTCGGTCAACTACTACGAGCGGCTGGAACGGGCCAGCGGGCCGCAGCCCTCCGACGCCGTGCTCGACGCCATCGCCCGCACACTGCGACTCTCCGACGACGAGATCGCCCACCTGTACACGCTCGCCGGGCACGGGGCACCGCGTCGCGTCCCGGTGACGCACACGGTCGATCGGGGCCTGCGCATCGCCCTGGACGCCCTGGCACCCGACACCGCCGGACTGGTCTTCGACCGGACCGGCGAGGTACTGGCCGCGAACGCGCTCGGCGCGGCGATCTTCGGCGGCATGACCGGGGGCAACGTCGTCGAGCGCTGGTTCACCGACCGGGCGTGGCGCGACGCGTTGAGCCCTCCCGACGAACAGGAGCCGACCAGCCGCGCCTACGTGGCCGATCTGCGCGCGTCGCTCGTCGGTGACGACGACTCGGCGGCCGAGGCGTTCATCCGTCGGATGCGGATGGCCAGCGCGGAGTTCAGCGACCTGTGGGACCGGCACGAGGTGGCCGTCGTGCGAGCTGGGACCAAGGTGATGCTGCATCCCCGCGGCCGACTCGACCTGGAGTGTGCCGTGCTGCCCGCACAGGAGCCGGGTCAGCGGCTCACGTTGTTCCGGGCGGCCGCGCACACCCCCACGGCCGAGCGGCTTCCGCTGATTGCCGCCTCCTGA
- a CDS encoding FAD-dependent monooxygenase produces the protein MSATILVSGASVAGPAVAYWLARYGFEVTVVEIAAAPREGGYAVDFSGPTHLTVLERMGLLTELRSRATGGRPSRFVDGGGRTIFRLPAEFTGGDLEVPRAEVSGALRDRGGDRVEYVFGDTVTALEQTTDGVLVSFRDAPARRFDLVIGADGMHSTVRRLAFAPEHACVSYLGYQVAGWDLPNQWDVRGELVFHNRPGTLAGLSGDARVPAQADAYALFASPEAVVPRDDRHQVLQRVYAGQRWLVPELLAAFPAATDVYFDAVARVQLPSWTAGRIVLLGDAACGATLSGLGTGLAVVSAYVLAGELARTGDHERAFAEYERIVRPYAQRCQGEGHPARLLAPTGRAALRLRDLVLGSATGRALAMRFGGKAVPGPDLPDYAADTL, from the coding sequence ATGAGTGCAACGATTCTGGTGTCCGGGGCGAGCGTCGCCGGGCCCGCGGTGGCCTACTGGCTCGCGCGGTACGGCTTCGAGGTCACCGTGGTGGAGATCGCTGCGGCGCCGCGCGAGGGCGGGTACGCGGTGGACTTCAGCGGCCCGACCCACCTGACCGTGTTGGAACGCATGGGTCTGCTGACGGAGCTGCGGTCGCGGGCCACCGGCGGGCGGCCGAGCCGGTTCGTCGACGGGGGCGGGCGCACGATCTTCCGGCTGCCCGCCGAGTTCACCGGCGGTGACCTGGAGGTGCCCCGCGCCGAGGTGTCCGGGGCGTTGCGGGACCGGGGCGGCGACCGGGTCGAGTACGTGTTCGGTGACACGGTCACCGCCTTGGAGCAGACCACGGACGGGGTGCTGGTCTCGTTCCGGGACGCGCCGGCCCGGCGGTTCGACCTGGTGATCGGCGCCGACGGCATGCACTCCACGGTGCGCCGGCTCGCGTTCGCCCCCGAACACGCATGCGTGAGCTACCTCGGCTACCAGGTGGCGGGCTGGGACCTGCCGAACCAGTGGGACGTGCGGGGCGAGCTCGTCTTCCACAACCGGCCCGGCACGCTGGCCGGTCTGTCGGGCGATGCTCGCGTCCCGGCCCAGGCCGACGCGTACGCCCTGTTCGCCTCTCCCGAAGCCGTCGTGCCGCGCGATGACCGGCACCAGGTGCTGCAACGGGTGTACGCCGGTCAGCGCTGGCTGGTGCCGGAGTTGCTGGCCGCCTTCCCGGCGGCGACCGACGTCTACTTCGACGCGGTGGCCCGGGTGCAGCTGCCGAGCTGGACGGCGGGCCGGATCGTGCTGCTCGGCGACGCCGCCTGCGGAGCGACGCTGAGCGGGCTCGGGACCGGCCTGGCAGTGGTGTCCGCGTACGTGCTGGCCGGCGAGCTGGCCAGGACCGGCGATCACGAGCGGGCCTTCGCCGAGTACGAACGGATCGTGCGCCCGTACGCGCAACGGTGCCAGGGCGAAGGCCACCCGGCGCGGCTGCTGGCCCCGACCGGACGGGCCGCGCTGCGCCTGCGCGATCTCGTACTGGGCAGTGCCACCGGACGCGCGCTGGCGATGCGCTTCGGCGGCAAGGCGGTGCCCGGTCCGGACCTGCCGGACTACGCCGCGGACACCCTGTGA
- a CDS encoding inositol monophosphatase: MPELNKGTDIVTDTTAAAGAASDADLLAQTAIAVRAAGSALRERFGDVVRYQTREELMRALAANDDAALDVLRPRLQTLRPDARWVEDELAGGALPPGEWWVVDPAEGNINHLHGLPEWAVTATLVRENQAVLTVVHLPLTGQTHTALAGAGAHLDGRPLRVSETADLGLGLVATSQARPDEDEQVVRRVGSSITAMLQDALVVRTSVPATLHLLNVAAGRIDAFWQFAGARADLLPGALLVAEAGGRISDAEGRPWTPDSESFLAAAPGVHADAVAALSR; encoded by the coding sequence ATGCCCGAATTGAATAAGGGCACTGATATAGTCACTGACACGACCGCAGCCGCCGGGGCCGCGTCCGACGCCGATCTGCTCGCGCAGACCGCGATCGCCGTGCGCGCGGCGGGCTCGGCGCTGCGTGAGCGCTTCGGCGACGTGGTCCGCTACCAGACCCGCGAAGAACTGATGCGTGCGCTCGCCGCCAACGACGACGCGGCCCTCGACGTCCTGCGCCCCCGCCTCCAGACGCTGCGCCCGGATGCCCGCTGGGTGGAGGACGAGCTGGCCGGCGGGGCCTTGCCGCCCGGCGAGTGGTGGGTCGTGGATCCCGCCGAAGGGAATATCAACCACCTGCACGGCCTGCCGGAATGGGCGGTGACCGCCACCCTGGTCCGCGAGAACCAGGCCGTGCTCACCGTGGTCCACCTGCCGTTGACCGGCCAGACCCACACCGCGCTCGCGGGCGCCGGCGCCCACCTCGACGGCCGGCCGCTGCGCGTGTCCGAGACCGCCGACCTCGGCCTGGGCCTGGTGGCCACGAGCCAGGCACGGCCGGACGAGGACGAGCAGGTCGTGCGGCGCGTCGGGTCCTCGATCACCGCGATGCTCCAGGACGCACTCGTGGTGCGGACCTCCGTGCCCGCGACCCTGCACCTGCTGAACGTGGCCGCCGGCCGGATCGACGCGTTCTGGCAGTTCGCCGGGGCCCGCGCGGACCTGCTGCCCGGGGCGCTGCTCGTCGCCGAGGCCGGCGGACGGATCTCCGACGCAGAAGGCCGCCCGTGGACCCCGGACAGCGAGAGCTTCCTGGCCGCTGCCCCCGGCGTGCACGCCGATGCCGTCGCCGCGCTCTCCCGCTGA
- a CDS encoding NADPH-dependent F420 reductase, with amino-acid sequence MTAIAVLGNGRVGGSLAEALTRAGHEVTVADRSPGSAAEASRAAQIVIHATPGAGALERLAALREELRDKILVDVSNATVDGPDGLPADLLYPGSSLAEHLQEALPDTRVVKTLNTMLYTVMTAPAALTHPPTAFLSGQDEQAKQTVQDLLVDLGWREEWITDLGGIRTARATEAAILFVPHVIRSSGFAPFAISIAR; translated from the coding sequence ATGACCGCCATCGCAGTTCTCGGGAACGGCCGCGTCGGCGGCAGCCTCGCCGAAGCCCTCACCCGGGCCGGACATGAGGTGACCGTGGCGGACCGCTCACCAGGCTCCGCCGCCGAAGCCTCCCGGGCGGCGCAGATCGTCATCCACGCCACGCCGGGCGCCGGCGCGCTGGAACGGCTCGCCGCCCTGCGCGAGGAACTGCGCGACAAGATCCTCGTCGATGTCTCCAACGCCACCGTCGACGGACCGGACGGACTGCCCGCCGACCTGCTCTACCCCGGCTCAAGCCTCGCGGAGCACCTGCAGGAAGCGCTCCCCGACACGCGCGTCGTCAAGACGCTGAACACGATGCTCTACACAGTGATGACCGCGCCCGCCGCGCTGACCCACCCGCCGACCGCCTTCCTGTCCGGTCAGGACGAGCAGGCCAAGCAGACCGTCCAGGATCTGCTCGTCGATCTCGGTTGGCGCGAGGAGTGGATCACTGATCTCGGTGGGATCCGAACCGCCCGCGCCACGGAGGCCGCGATCCTGTTCGTACCGCACGTGATCCGGTCCAGCGGATTCGCGCCCTTCGCGATCTCGATCGCCCGCTGA
- a CDS encoding BTAD domain-containing putative transcriptional regulator, translating to MEFRVLGPVGIVNDGEYVRLGGTKARTILAALLLRQGKVVSTDHLIDAVWGEQPPPTAPALVQTQIAALRKILAAVGGDPAPGIVTVSPGYLVHRADAPLDLVTFEESADRGRRAQRAGDLEQAAIAFGEALGAWTGPALGGVASPLASAEAFALEQQRARVRKERIEVELVRGRHTDLVPDLYTIVNESPVDEVLRAWLMVALYRSGRVSEALAVCREGRRLRAEELGMDPGPAMRELERAILNCDPSLDFQPVVPSTPAPTASLTPQPAPEPEPSQPSATEPDAPHRSRRRIRILAPLSMLALGVTAGAWWLIARPTTANTQFSVAAEPFHAPTTTCVLKDTANSDERNGVFLQKWDKAALCQNVDRAPLYLAPSTAAGSPVVSRLRTGAVNDPSWFLCWTVGAPDVVGNKIYYYTIGDEQAPGREYRFGWGFVPAPYLSIGADHTRSGLPECPPVPD from the coding sequence GTGGAATTCAGAGTCCTCGGTCCCGTCGGCATCGTCAACGACGGCGAGTACGTCCGCCTGGGCGGAACCAAAGCCCGGACAATCCTCGCCGCCCTGCTGTTGCGGCAAGGAAAAGTCGTCTCGACCGATCACCTGATCGACGCGGTCTGGGGCGAGCAGCCGCCACCCACTGCTCCGGCCCTGGTCCAGACGCAGATCGCGGCGCTGCGGAAGATCCTCGCGGCCGTCGGCGGCGACCCGGCTCCCGGCATCGTCACCGTGTCGCCGGGCTACCTGGTGCACCGTGCGGACGCCCCGCTCGACCTCGTGACGTTCGAGGAGTCCGCCGACCGTGGCCGCCGGGCGCAGCGGGCCGGAGACCTGGAGCAGGCCGCGATCGCCTTCGGTGAGGCGTTGGGTGCCTGGACCGGACCGGCGCTGGGAGGCGTGGCCTCCCCGCTGGCCAGCGCTGAGGCGTTCGCCCTGGAGCAACAACGGGCTCGGGTGCGCAAGGAGCGGATCGAGGTCGAACTGGTCCGCGGACGGCACACCGACCTCGTCCCCGACCTCTACACGATCGTCAACGAGTCGCCCGTGGACGAAGTGCTCCGGGCCTGGCTGATGGTGGCGCTCTACCGGTCGGGCCGGGTCAGTGAGGCCCTAGCGGTCTGCCGGGAGGGCCGTCGGCTGCGTGCCGAGGAATTGGGGATGGATCCGGGCCCGGCTATGCGCGAGCTGGAGCGTGCGATCCTCAACTGTGATCCGTCGCTCGACTTCCAGCCAGTGGTGCCTTCGACGCCAGCGCCGACAGCCAGCCTGACACCGCAGCCGGCACCAGAACCGGAACCATCCCAGCCGTCAGCGACGGAACCAGACGCGCCCCACCGATCACGGCGCCGAATCCGGATCCTGGCTCCGCTCAGCATGCTCGCCCTTGGCGTGACGGCCGGAGCATGGTGGCTCATCGCCCGGCCCACCACCGCGAATACTCAGTTCAGCGTCGCCGCCGAACCTTTCCACGCCCCGACCACCACGTGCGTCCTCAAAGACACGGCGAACAGCGACGAGCGCAACGGCGTCTTCCTCCAGAAGTGGGACAAGGCCGCGCTGTGCCAGAACGTCGACCGCGCACCGCTGTATCTGGCCCCGTCGACCGCCGCCGGCTCCCCGGTCGTCTCCCGTCTGCGCACCGGCGCTGTCAACGATCCGAGCTGGTTCCTGTGCTGGACGGTCGGTGCCCCGGACGTCGTCGGCAACAAGATCTACTACTACACGATCGGCGACGAACAGGCCCCGGGGCGGGAATACCGGTTCGGCTGGGGCTTCGTCCCGGCCCCCTATCTGAGCATCGGTGCCGATCACACCCGCTCTGGGCTGCCCGAATGCCCTCCGGTACCGGACTGA
- a CDS encoding DUF2690 domain-containing protein encodes MKTKTLAYTGTLAAVSCAALAVLAGPASAAVPTMASPAAPSIATAAPARADSCDNGDPSGNTDAVTVRTATAGSATVELRYSPGIQCAWGRVFGKAGTSVWVDRSTDGGSTWQGRLGLATITSGTDAHTTEFDDHGVLVRACADAGNGDIHCTGWY; translated from the coding sequence ATGAAAACCAAGACCCTTGCTTACACCGGCACTCTGGCCGCCGTCTCCTGCGCCGCGCTCGCGGTGCTCGCCGGCCCGGCGTCGGCGGCAGTCCCGACGATGGCGAGCCCGGCAGCCCCGTCAATCGCCACCGCGGCTCCCGCCCGAGCCGACTCGTGCGACAACGGCGACCCCAGCGGCAACACCGACGCCGTGACCGTCCGCACCGCCACCGCCGGCTCGGCGACTGTCGAACTGCGCTACAGCCCGGGCATCCAGTGCGCCTGGGGCCGGGTCTTCGGGAAAGCAGGCACATCAGTGTGGGTGGACCGAAGCACCGATGGCGGCTCGACCTGGCAGGGAAGGCTGGGCCTGGCCACCATCACCAGCGGCACGGACGCCCACACCACCGAGTTCGACGACCACGGAGTCCTGGTGCGGGCCTGCGCGGACGCCGGCAACGGCGACATCCACTGCACCGGGTGGTACTGA
- a CDS encoding nuclear transport factor 2 family protein, translating to MTDLTVLVDRAALIELVDSIFDTVDAKDWDGAEALFTDKVDVDFTSLAGGEPAEITNVQLVDGWRVGLHAKKASFHTVSHYRVVVTGDEALVKVKGYAYNLLDASLGGGMWEVWGRYEIPARRTAEGWKATGLTFVALHTRGDDAVRTHVLEA from the coding sequence ATGACTGACCTGACAGTGCTGGTTGACCGGGCCGCGCTCATCGAGCTCGTCGACAGCATCTTCGACACCGTCGATGCCAAGGACTGGGATGGTGCCGAAGCCCTGTTCACCGACAAGGTCGACGTCGACTTCACCAGCCTCGCCGGCGGTGAGCCCGCGGAGATCACCAATGTCCAGCTGGTCGACGGCTGGCGCGTGGGCCTGCACGCGAAGAAGGCCAGCTTCCACACTGTCTCCCACTACCGCGTCGTCGTGACTGGCGACGAGGCATTGGTCAAGGTCAAGGGTTACGCCTACAACCTCCTGGACGCCTCGCTCGGCGGCGGAATGTGGGAGGTCTGGGGCCGCTACGAGATCCCGGCGCGTCGCACGGCCGAGGGCTGGAAGGCGACCGGGCTCACCTTCGTCGCGCTGCACACGCGTGGCGACGACGCCGTGCGAACTCACGTGCTCGAGGCGTAG
- a CDS encoding helix-turn-helix transcriptional regulator, whose product MTETSERGAVEGTRRAELAAFLKTRRAKIQPEDVGLPDGVRRRAPGLRREEVAQLAGVGLSWYTWLEQGRAINASTQVLDALAKALRMDLVEREHLHVLAGAVPLRGQADDLVVPDAVFAILRSLDPLPATLATSRLDTLGTNDAFHALFAGWHDLGCLHHNGLWCTITEPNARQWLPDYDDDIAYLVARLRCNYARHIGDPEWEANIARLSATSPEFAEVWARQEVAEPRLRPRRVLHPDLGLMNFTVTQLDVAFCPEVGINVYTPSDAETWALLARTRQG is encoded by the coding sequence ATGACCGAAACAAGCGAACGGGGCGCTGTCGAGGGGACCCGGCGGGCCGAACTGGCTGCGTTCCTCAAGACCCGGCGCGCGAAGATCCAGCCCGAAGATGTCGGTCTGCCCGACGGGGTTCGGCGACGGGCCCCTGGGCTGCGGCGCGAAGAGGTCGCGCAGCTCGCCGGGGTTGGGCTGTCCTGGTACACGTGGCTGGAGCAGGGCAGGGCGATCAATGCGAGCACCCAGGTCCTCGACGCGCTTGCCAAGGCGCTGCGGATGGACCTGGTCGAGCGGGAGCACCTGCACGTCCTGGCTGGTGCCGTCCCGCTGCGCGGCCAGGCTGACGACCTCGTGGTCCCTGATGCGGTCTTCGCCATCCTGCGCTCGCTCGACCCGCTGCCGGCGACGCTCGCGACCAGCCGCCTGGACACGCTCGGCACCAACGACGCCTTCCACGCGCTCTTCGCCGGCTGGCACGACCTGGGCTGCCTGCACCACAACGGCCTGTGGTGCACCATCACCGAGCCGAACGCCCGCCAATGGCTGCCGGATTACGACGACGACATCGCCTACCTCGTGGCGCGACTGCGCTGCAACTACGCCCGCCACATCGGCGATCCGGAGTGGGAGGCGAACATTGCTCGCCTGTCGGCCACCTCGCCGGAGTTCGCCGAGGTCTGGGCGCGGCAGGAGGTCGCCGAGCCCCGACTGCGACCGCGGCGGGTGCTTCATCCCGACCTCGGGCTGATGAACTTCACGGTGACGCAGCTCGACGTCGCTTTCTGCCCGGAGGTCGGCATCAACGTCTACACCCCGAGCGACGCCGAGACGTGGGCGCTGCTGGCGCGGACCAGACAGGGCTGA
- a CDS encoding isoprenylcysteine carboxylmethyltransferase family protein, which produces MEFRQSRRTRPAATKAQDHCSRVFAFAPLAGIAIGAVLSWTTPDAAISPPGLIALIGLAALSCGGTLRLWCFRTLGDYFTFELMTSSDQPVIASGPYRLVRHPSYAGIALASIGVVTLMSNWLSLGVVAMTVMLSLTAGIEVEEEVLRRELGDAYRAYAATTPYRLVPFVW; this is translated from the coding sequence GTGGAGTTCCGGCAGAGCCGACGGACCCGCCCGGCAGCGACCAAAGCCCAGGACCACTGCAGCAGGGTCTTCGCTTTTGCCCCGCTGGCCGGCATCGCCATCGGGGCCGTCCTGTCATGGACCACGCCGGACGCCGCCATCAGTCCGCCGGGGCTGATCGCTCTAATCGGCTTGGCAGCCCTGAGCTGCGGCGGCACCTTGCGCCTGTGGTGCTTCCGGACACTGGGCGACTACTTCACCTTCGAGCTGATGACCAGCAGCGACCAGCCAGTCATCGCCTCTGGCCCGTACCGGCTCGTCAGGCATCCCAGCTACGCCGGCATCGCTCTGGCCTCGATAGGCGTAGTGACGCTGATGTCGAACTGGCTGTCGCTCGGCGTCGTCGCCATGACAGTCATGCTCTCCCTCACCGCCGGGATCGAGGTCGAAGAAGAGGTGCTGCGCCGCGAACTGGGCGATGCCTACCGCGCCTACGCGGCGACCACCCCCTACAGACTGGTCCCCTTTGTCTGGTGA
- a CDS encoding IS3 family transposase produces the protein MPTAPTRRPPPTDWSPLSGDHHGPETLHSRPHPDCFDNSMVESFFGTPQLELLDRQHWTTRQELANAIFEYIEAWYNPHRRHSTIGMLSPIQFEQAHALTVR, from the coding sequence ATGCCTACCGCGCCTACGCGGCGACCACCCCCTACAGACTGGTCCCCTTTGTCTGGTGACCACCACGGGCCCGAAACTCTCCACAGCCGCCCACACCCGGACTGCTTCGACAACTCGATGGTCGAATCGTTCTTCGGCACCCCGCAGCTGGAACTTCTGGACCGGCAGCACTGGACCACCCGGCAGGAGCTGGCGAACGCGATCTTCGAGTACATCGAGGCCTGGTACAACCCGCACCGCCGACACTCCACGATCGGAATGCTCAGCCCCATACAGTTCGAACAAGCACACGCGCTCACCGTCAGGTGA